A single window of Helicobacter pylori NCTC 11637 = CCUG 17874 = ATCC 43504 = JCM 12093 DNA harbors:
- the cagI gene encoding cag pathogenicity island type IV secretion system translocation protein CagI has product MKCFLSIFSFLTFCGLSLNGAGAVITLEPALKAIQADAQAKQKTAQAELKAIEAQSNAKEKAIQAQIEGELRTQLATMSAMLKGANGVINGVNGMTGGFFAGSDILLGVMEGYSSALSALGGNVKMIVEKQKINTQTEIQNMQIALQKNNEIIKLKMNQQNALLEALRNSFEPSVTLKTQMEMLSQALGSSSDNAQYIAYNTIGIKAFEETLKGFETWLKTAMQKATLIDYNSLTGQALFQSAIYAPALSFFSSMGAPFGIIETFTLAPTKCPYLDGLKISACLMEQVIQNYRMIVALIQNKLSDADFQNIAYLNGINGEIKTLKGSVDLNALIEVAILNAENHLNYIENLEKKADLWEEQLKLERETTARNIASSKVIVK; this is encoded by the coding sequence ATGAAATGTTTTTTAAGCATATTTTCTTTCTTAACTTTTTGTGGCTTGTCTTTGAATGGTGCAGGGGCAGTGATAACGCTTGAACCCGCCTTAAAAGCCATTCAGGCGGATGCACAGGCCAAACAAAAAACCGCTCAAGCCGAATTAAAAGCCATAGAGGCTCAATCTAATGCCAAAGAAAAAGCCATTCAAGCACAAATAGAGGGAGAATTGAGAACTCAGCTTGCAACTATGAGCGCTATGTTAAAAGGGGCTAATGGCGTTATTAATGGTGTCAATGGCATGACAGGGGGGTTTTTTGCAGGTTCAGACATCTTGCTTGGCGTCATGGAAGGGTATTCAAGCGCGCTTAGTGCATTGGGGGGGAATGTTAAAATGATCGTGGAAAAACAAAAAATTAATACCCAAACAGAAATCCAAAACATGCAAATCGCGCTCCAAAAAAATAACGAAATAATCAAGCTCAAAATGAACCAGCAAAATGCTCTCTTAGAAGCGTTAAGAAACAGCTTTGAACCGAGCGTTACCCTAAAAACACAAATGGAAATGCTTTCTCAAGCTCTAGGAAGTTCTTCTGACAACGCTCAATACATCGCTTACAATACGATTGGTATCAAGGCGTTTGAAGAAACCTTAAAAGGTTTTGAAACATGGTTGAAAACAGCTATGCAAAAAGCGACCCTTATTGACTATAATTCCCTAACAGGTCAGGCTTTGTTTCAAAGCGCCATCTACGCGCCTGCTCTTAGTTTTTTTTCAAGCATGGGTGCACCATTTGGAATCATTGAAACATTCACTCTAGCGCCCACAAAATGCCCCTATCTTGATGGGCTAAAAATTTCAGCATGCCTTATGGAACAGGTTATTCAGAATTACAGAATGATTGTAGCCCTTATTCAAAATAAACTGAGTGATGCAGATTTTCAAAATATCGCTTATTTGAATGGGATCAATGGAGAAATCAAAACCTTAAAAGGATCAGTAGATTTGAATGCGCTCATAGAAGTTGCGATCTTAAACGCAGAAAATCATTTAAACTATATAGAGAATCTTGAAAAAAAAGCCGATCTTTGGGAAGAACAACTGAAATTAGAAAGAGAAACGACAGCAAGAAACATTGCTAGCTCTAAAGTTATTGTCAAATGA
- the cagL gene encoding cag pathogenicity island VirB5 family T4SS-associated adhesin CagL → MKTLVKNTMSSFLLLSVLMAEDITSGLKQLDSTYKETNQQVLKNLDEIFSTTSPSANNEIGQEDALNIKKAAIALRGDLALLKANFEANELFFISEDVIFKTYMSSPELLLTYMKINPLDQNTAEQQCGISDKVLVLYCEGKLKIEQEKQNIRERLETSLKTYQSNIGGTASLITASQTLVESLKNKNFIKGIRKLMLAHNKVFLNYLEELDALERSLEQSKRQYLQERQSSKIIVK, encoded by the coding sequence ATGAAAACACTCGTGAAAAATACCATGTCTTCTTTTTTGCTATTGTCTGTTTTGATGGCAGAAGATATAACAAGCGGTTTAAAACAACTTGATAGCACCTACAAAGAGACTAACCAACAAGTGCTCAAAAACCTAGATGAGATTTTTTCAACCACTAGCCCTAGCGCTAATAATGAAATAGGTCAAGAAGATGCTCTAAACATCAAAAAAGCGGCCATTGCTTTGAGAGGAGATTTAGCGTTATTGAAAGCCAATTTTGAAGCGAATGAGTTATTTTTCATCTCAGAAGATGTGATTTTCAAGACTTATATGTCTAGCCCTGAACTTTTATTAACCTATATGAAAATCAATCCCTTAGACCAAAACACTGCTGAGCAGCAATGCGGAATATCCGATAAAGTTTTAGTTCTTTATTGTGAAGGGAAGCTGAAAATCGAGCAAGAAAAACAAAATATAAGAGAGCGTTTAGAAACTTCTCTAAAGACATATCAGAGCAACATTGGAGGTACAGCTTCCTTAATCACTGCTTCACAGACGCTTGTAGAAAGCCTAAAAAATAAAAATTTCATCAAAGGAATCAGAAAGCTTATGTTAGCTCACAACAAGGTCTTTTTAAATTATTTAGAGGAATTGGACGCATTAGAAAGATCCCTAGAACAAAGTAAGCGACAATACCTACAAGAAAGGCAATCAAGTAAGATCATTGTTAAATGA
- the cagN gene encoding cag pathogenicity island type IV secretion system protein CagN, which produces MKSIFKKLGSVALYSLVIYGGLNAINTALLPSEYKKLVALGFKKIKTLHQRHDDEEVTKEEKEFATNALREKLRNDRARAEQIQKNIEAFEKKNNSSIQKKAAKHKGLQELNEINANPLNDNPNSNSSAETKSNKDDNFDEMINKVNEAFVKPAAPLVPDEWRTPEIEIIINECIISSNDYDGLRKCLIKGIKDQKILAPLLEKIQEIETENNKFSRQHLSGLKLALNNSNNRTFLIASCAICEKRKKEMEQENNYQDTTNASEFGTTDTKENEAKDATFSNNHSKSELPNSVINQIEQSIAHGKK; this is translated from the coding sequence TTGAAAAGTATCTTCAAAAAATTAGGTTCTGTCGCTCTTTATTCTTTAGTTATTTATGGGGGCTTAAACGCTATCAATACAGCATTGTTACCGAGTGAATACAAAAAATTAGTGGCTTTGGGCTTTAAAAAAATCAAAACACTCCATCAAAGACATGACGACGAAGAAGTTACAAAAGAGGAAAAAGAATTCGCCACTAACGCTTTGAGAGAAAAATTACGAAATGATAGGGCGAGAGCAGAGCAAATTCAAAAGAATATTGAAGCGTTTGAAAAAAAGAACAACTCTTCTATTCAAAAAAAAGCGGCTAAGCACAAAGGATTACAAGAATTAAACGAAATTAACGCTAACCCTTTGAATGACAACCCTAATAGCAATTCTTCCGCTGAAACCAAATCTAATAAAGATGATAACTTTGATGAGATGATCAATAAGGTGAATGAAGCTTTTGTAAAACCTGCTGCTCCGCTTGTGCCTGATGAGTGGAGAACACCTGAAATTGAAATCATTATCAATGAGTGTATTATTTCAAGCAACGATTACGATGGGTTAAGAAAGTGTTTGATCAAAGGCATCAAGGATCAAAAAATTCTTGCCCCCTTATTAGAAAAAATTCAAGAAATAGAGACAGAAAATAACAAATTTTCTAGACAACACTTGAGTGGTTTAAAACTCGCTCTTAATAACAGCAACAATAGAACCTTTCTTATAGCTTCGTGCGCTATTTGTGAGAAGAGAAAAAAAGAAATGGAGCAAGAAAATAACTACCAAGATACTACAAATGCAAGTGAGTTTGGCACTACTGATACAAAAGAAAATGAAGCAAAAGATGCAACATTCTCAAACAATCACTCTAAATCTGAACTGCCCAATAGCGTCATTAATCAAATAGAACAAAGCATTGCTCATGGAAAAAAATAG
- the cagM gene encoding type IV secretion system apparatus protein CagM, protein MLAKIVFSSLVAFGVLSANVEQFGSFFNEIKKEQEEVAAKEDALKARKKLLNNTHDFLEDLVFRKQKIKELVDYRAKVLLDLENKYKKEKEALEKETRGKILTAKSKAYGDLEQALKDNPLYKKLLPNPYAYVLNQETFTKEDKERLSYYYPQVKTSSIFKKTTATTKDKAQALLQMGVFSLDEEQNKKASRLALSYKQAIEEYSNNISNLLSRKELDNIDYYLQLERNKFDSKAKDIAQKATNTLIFNSERLAFSMAIDKINEKYLKGYEAFSNLLKNVKDDVELNTLTKNFTNQKLSFAQKQKLCLLVLDSFNFDTQSKKSILKKTNEYNIFVDSDPMMSDKTTMQKEHYKIFNFFKTVVSAYRSNVAKNNPFE, encoded by the coding sequence ATGCTTGCAAAAATCGTTTTTAGCTCATTGGTTGCGTTTGGAGTTTTGTCGGCTAATGTGGAGCAGTTTGGTTCATTTTTCAACGAGATAAAAAAAGAACAAGAAGAAGTGGCTGCAAAAGAAGACGCTCTTAAGGCTCGCAAGAAGCTCTTAAACAATACGCATGATTTCTTAGAAGACTTGGTTTTTAGAAAACAAAAAATCAAAGAGCTTGTGGATTACAGAGCTAAAGTCCTTTTAGATTTAGAAAACAAATACAAAAAAGAAAAAGAGGCTCTAGAGAAAGAGACAAGAGGTAAAATCCTTACTGCTAAGTCAAAGGCTTATGGGGATCTAGAGCAAGCCTTAAAAGATAACCCTCTCTATAAGAAACTCCTCCCTAACCCTTATGCCTATGTTTTAAACCAAGAAACATTCACCAAAGAAGATAAGGAGCGTTTGAGTTATTACTACCCCCAAGTGAAAACGAGCAGTATTTTTAAAAAAACTACCGCTACCACTAAAGATAAGGCTCAGGCTTTGCTTCAAATGGGTGTGTTTTCTTTAGATGAAGAACAAAACAAAAAAGCGAGCCGATTAGCTTTATCTTACAAGCAAGCGATTGAAGAATATTCCAATAACATTTCTAATTTATTGAGCAGAAAAGAATTGGATAATATAGATTATTACTTACAGCTTGAAAGAAACAAGTTTGACTCCAAAGCAAAAGATATTGCTCAAAAGGCTACTAACACGCTTATTTTTAACTCGGAACGCTTGGCGTTTAGCATGGCGATTGATAAGATTAATGAGAAATACTTAAAGGGCTATGAGGCTTTTTCTAACTTGTTGAAAAATGTCAAAGATGATGTGGAATTGAATACTTTGACTAAAAACTTTACCAATCAAAAATTGAGTTTCGCTCAAAAACAAAAATTGTGTTTGTTGGTTTTAGACAGCTTCAATTTTGATACCCAATCCAAAAAATCTATATTAAAAAAGACTAATGAATACAATATTTTCGTAGATAGCGATCCTATGATGAGCGACAAAACAACTATGCAAAAAGAACACTACAAGATATTTAATTTCTTCAAAACAGTGGTTTCTGCATACCGAAGCAATGTTGCCAAGAATAACCCCTTTGAATAA
- the cagP gene encoding cag pathogenicity island protein CagP has protein sequence MSKLKQNFLQFKHSFNKHLDKYSLYYRLFNISSIVIGFLIALFSYAAGVILVYPILFLFALIIKPSFFYYTTYLLLLVSLSIISKYYLLSHANFTMKLIMFMTQWQNWFL, from the coding sequence ATTAGCAAATTAAAACAAAACTTCTTACAATTCAAACATTCTTTCAACAAACATTTAGATAAGTACAGCCTTTATTATAGGCTGTTCAATATCAGCTCTATCGTTATAGGTTTTTTAATAGCGCTTTTTTCTTATGCGGCAGGGGTGATTTTAGTTTATCCAATATTATTCCTATTTGCTCTTATAATAAAACCTAGCTTTTTTTATTACACTACTTATCTTTTGCTACTCGTTTCTCTCAGCATAATAAGCAAATACTATCTCTTAAGCCACGCAAATTTCACAATGAAGCTAATCATGTTTATGACTCAATGGCAAAATTGGTTCTTATGA
- the cagQ gene encoding cag pathogenicity island type IV secretion system protein CagQ, whose amino-acid sequence MLPTKTRIRDPNKQELTQPKIKGLSMGKILASLLGGGTNLFTGLSSDLFSMILNFLFFLMLMMGLNEALGKKFNLPMDNIKNFMAEVLKNGFDSIKNMGSALVGNGFGSSKSDKTANKMSVSQVRL is encoded by the coding sequence ATGCTTCCTACTAAAACACGCATTAGAGATCCGAACAAGCAAGAACTTACACAACCAAAAATAAAAGGATTGAGTATGGGAAAAATTTTAGCTTCTTTGTTGGGTGGCGGAACAAATCTTTTTACAGGTTTATCCAGTGATTTGTTTTCTATGATATTAAATTTTTTGTTCTTTCTGATGTTAATGATGGGACTTAATGAAGCATTAGGGAAAAAATTTAATTTGCCTATGGACAATATCAAGAATTTTATGGCAGAAGTGCTGAAGAATGGATTCGATAGCATCAAAAACATGGGATCTGCTTTGGTTGGTAATGGTTTTGGTAGCAGCAAATCAGACAAAACCGCTAATAAAATGAGTGTCTCTCAAGTAAGACTCTAG
- the cagS gene encoding cag pathogenicity island protein CagS codes for MSNNMRKLFSIIADSKNKKEKLIESLQENELLNTDEKKKIIDQIKTMHDFFKQMHTNKGALDKVLRNYMKDYRAVIKSIGVDKFKKVYRLLESETMELLHAIAKNPNFLFSKFDRSILGIFLPFFSKPVMFKMSIREMDSQIELYGTKLPLLKLFVMTDEEVNFYANLKTIEQYNDYVRDLLMKFDLEKYMKEKGVQNA; via the coding sequence ATGAGTAATAACATGCGAAAACTCTTCTCAATTATTGCTGACTCAAAAAATAAGAAAGAAAAACTTATTGAGAGTTTGCAGGAGAACGAACTTTTAAACACTGATGAAAAAAAGAAAATCATAGATCAAATAAAAACCATGCATGATTTTTTCAAACAGATGCATACAAACAAGGGAGCGTTAGATAAGGTTCTAAGAAATTACATGAAAGATTATCGTGCTGTTATCAAAAGCATTGGTGTTGATAAGTTTAAAAAGGTTTATCGATTGCTTGAGAGTGAGACTATGGAGCTGTTGCATGCGATTGCAAAGAATCCTAATTTCTTATTCTCTAAATTTGATCGATCAATTCTTGGAATATTTCTGCCTTTCTTCAGTAAGCCCGTCATGTTCAAGATGAGTATTAGAGAAATGGACTCGCAAATAGAATTGTATGGCACTAAGCTCCCACTATTGAAATTGTTTGTGATGACAGATGAAGAAGTGAATTTCTATGCTAATCTAAAAACCATTGAACAATATAACGACTATGTTAGGGATTTGCTGATGAAATTTGATCTTGAAAAATACATGAAAGAAAAAGGAGTGCAAAACGCTTGA
- the cagT gene encoding type IV secretion system apparatus protein CagT — translation MKLRASVLIGATILCLILSACSNYAKKVVKQKNHVYTPVYNELIEKYSEIPLNDKLKDTPFMVQVKLPNYKDYLLDNKQVVLTFKLVHHSKKITLIGDANKILQYKNYFQANGARSDIDFYLQPTLNQKGVVMIASNYNDNPNNKEKPQTFDVLQGSQPMLGANTKNLHGYDVSGANNKQVINEVAREKAQLEKINQYYKTLLQDKEQEYTTRKNNQREILETLSNRAGYQMRQNVISSEIFKNGNLNMQAKEEEIREKLQEERENEYLRNQIRSLLSGK, via the coding sequence ATGAAACTGAGAGCAAGTGTTTTAATCGGTGCGACAATTCTGTGCTTAATTTTAAGTGCATGCAGTAATTATGCGAAAAAAGTGGTGAAACAAAAGAACCATGTTTATACGCCTGTGTATAATGAACTGATAGAGAAGTATAGTGAGATACCCTTAAATGACAAGCTCAAAGACACACCATTCATGGTGCAAGTGAAGTTGCCAAATTACAAGGACTATTTGTTGGATAATAAACAAGTTGTACTAACTTTCAAACTTGTTCACCATTCTAAAAAGATTACGCTCATAGGCGATGCCAATAAGATCCTTCAATACAAGAATTACTTCCAAGCTAATGGAGCAAGATCCGACATTGATTTTTACTTGCAACCCACTTTGAATCAAAAGGGTGTGGTGATGATAGCGAGTAACTACAATGATAATCCCAACAACAAAGAAAAACCACAGACCTTTGATGTGTTGCAAGGAAGTCAGCCAATGCTAGGAGCTAACACAAAAAACTTGCATGGCTATGATGTGAGTGGAGCAAACAACAAGCAAGTGATCAATGAAGTGGCAAGAGAAAAAGCTCAGCTAGAAAAAATCAATCAGTATTACAAAACTCTCTTACAAGACAAGGAACAAGAATATACCACTAGGAAAAATAACCAACGAGAGATTTTAGAAACATTGAGTAATCGTGCAGGTTATCAAATGAGGCAGAATGTGATTAGTTCTGAGATTTTTAAGAATGGCAACTTGAACATGCAAGCCAAAGAAGAAGAAATTAGGGAGAAGCTACAAGAAGAAAGAGAGAATGAATACTTGCGCAATCAAATCAGAAGTTTGCTCAGTGGTAAGTGA
- the cagU gene encoding cag pathogenicity island translocation protein CagU, which produces MNDTTEHHGSNSLNAPLPSNSQSNDLLNLLDSLYPKGSLGEQRFHEALKNQEELKNILIEIEKLPQEKRYELLMQIGQAKQRIMEAYAHSFLGYIGGLEHLLGLCMGGIFVLFAIYFVFLRTSKNVDLVESLKTKLKLQYFYYAFGVGAVLFFGLETIRSIYELYILGIGSTNDKVLFVLKNICFIGMGYLIYKVIKVIGIKNFINGLFTSKKQEQ; this is translated from the coding sequence ATGAACGATACAACAGAGCATCATGGATCCAATTCGCTAAACGCTCCATTACCTAGCAACTCACAGAGCAATGATCTTTTAAATTTGCTAGACTCGTTATATCCCAAAGGGAGTTTAGGGGAGCAAAGATTTCACGAAGCTTTAAAGAATCAAGAAGAGTTGAAAAATATCCTGATAGAAATAGAAAAGCTACCGCAAGAAAAAAGGTATGAACTTCTGATGCAGATAGGACAAGCCAAACAAAGAATAATGGAAGCATACGCTCATTCATTCTTAGGATATATAGGGGGACTAGAGCATCTGTTAGGATTATGTATGGGTGGGATATTTGTTTTGTTTGCAATCTATTTTGTATTTTTAAGAACTAGCAAAAATGTGGATTTGGTGGAAAGTCTAAAAACAAAACTAAAACTTCAGTATTTTTACTATGCCTTTGGTGTAGGTGCGGTTTTGTTTTTTGGATTAGAAACAATTAGATCTATTTATGAACTGTATATCTTAGGAATTGGTAGCACTAACGACAAGGTGCTCTTTGTTTTGAAAAACATTTGCTTCATAGGCATGGGCTATTTGATTTATAAAGTTATTAAGGTTATTGGTATAAAAAATTTTATCAATGGTCTTTTCACTTCAAAGAAACAAGAGCAATAA
- the cagV gene encoding cag pathogenicity island type IV secretion system protein CagV → MLGKKNEEVLIDESLVGGVIALDRLAKLNKANRTFKRAFYLSMALNVVAVTSIVMMMPLKKTDIFVYGIDRYTGEFKIVKRSDARQIVNSEAVVDSATSKFVSLLFGYSKNSLRDRKDQLMQYCDVSFQTQAMRMFNENIRQFVDKVRAEAIISSNIQREKVKNSPLTRLTFFITIKITPDTMENYEYITKKQVTIYYDFARGNSSQENLIINPFGFKVFDIQITDLQNEQTVSEILRKIKEVESKNKALKQ, encoded by the coding sequence ATGTTAGGGAAAAAAAACGAGGAAGTCTTGATTGATGAAAGTTTGGTTGGGGGTGTGATAGCCCTTGATAGATTGGCAAAACTCAATAAGGCCAATAGGACTTTCAAAAGGGCTTTTTATCTCTCTATGGCACTCAATGTCGTCGCTGTAACGAGTATTGTGATGATGATGCCTTTGAAGAAAACAGATATATTTGTTTATGGCATTGATCGATACACAGGAGAATTTAAAATTGTCAAACGCTCCGATGCTAGGCAAATTGTCAATTCTGAAGCTGTTGTGGATAGCGCAACTTCAAAATTTGTCTCATTGCTGTTTGGTTATAGCAAAAATTCTTTGAGGGATCGCAAGGATCAACTAATGCAGTATTGCGATGTGAGTTTCCAAACCCAAGCAATGAGAATGTTCAATGAAAATATCAGACAATTCGTAGATAAAGTCCGAGCAGAAGCTATCATTAGTTCTAACATACAAAGAGAAAAAGTCAAAAATAGTCCCTTAACGAGATTAACATTTTTCATTACCATCAAAATCACACCCGATACAATGGAAAATTATGAATATATTACTAAAAAACAAGTAACTATTTATTATGATTTTGCTAGAGGCAACTCTTCTCAAGAAAATCTTATCATCAATCCTTTTGGCTTCAAAGTGTTTGACATTCAAATCACAGATTTACAAAACGAACAGACGGTAAGCGAAATTTTGAGAAAGATTAAAGAAGTGGAATCAAAAAATAAGGCATTAAAACAATAA
- the cagW gene encoding cag pathogenicity island VirB6 family T4SS protein CagW produces MFNIKRNFLITIISFFLIVPNWLKAIDLPIVSNLKIYQTVYCMLIPSYVLTNKSFADILTGYTSIGASGSGKSSGQGVIEALSTPLATSLAASNLVKYLNTLGPLWGSAWASVATAIQGFALTPSSGCNFGWNALINKNIDVSMDSVLDNLSNKIQNFTKGGVEDNVKGNILLQIIGSITAQASTNITADGLIWLIGKEFTANKLQNNTTAMLAFAALESVVKGADAAVLPAYGVVNLPDIIIGQGSYLDFVSYLIYIVFGIFVFISFMKLRDISSNIQINIGFEYMRFVGGTLFKMAMVSFIAYAGFGYLYKISYSIYFGLAGAFGLNQVLFWALDLVLNYTVNSILPAVRAVFSNVGNNAPSLLQGLQVAGISLFAIFMQVTIIMRISTVVVKPLIAGAFSGIVFPIAVSLIVLDWFKDSMKNILIWFINNLFILVLAIPILLFGVLALLAFNLTITPSVAIQNINQGGLGIDSTIASLITLFILKGFIETIIESVNAIVNTIFSSVSMDGSRMDRERDALMVGRVGGSMFKG; encoded by the coding sequence ATGTTTAATATTAAAAGGAATTTTTTAATAACAATCATAAGTTTTTTTCTCATTGTTCCTAATTGGTTGAAAGCTATTGATTTGCCCATTGTTTCAAATCTCAAAATTTACCAAACGGTTTATTGCATGCTGATACCGAGTTATGTTTTAACCAACAAAAGTTTTGCAGATATTTTGACAGGCTATACATCTATTGGTGCATCAGGGAGTGGAAAGAGTTCAGGGCAGGGTGTGATTGAAGCGCTTAGCACACCATTAGCCACAAGTTTAGCCGCTAGCAATTTGGTGAAATATTTGAACACTTTAGGTCCTTTATGGGGATCGGCGTGGGCAAGTGTTGCTACAGCTATACAAGGTTTTGCTCTAACGCCATCAAGTGGCTGTAATTTTGGTTGGAACGCATTGATAAATAAAAACATAGATGTATCCATGGATAGCGTGCTAGACAATTTGAGCAACAAGATTCAGAATTTTACCAAAGGCGGTGTTGAGGACAATGTGAAAGGCAATATTCTTTTACAAATAATTGGCTCAATAACCGCTCAAGCTTCTACGAATATTACAGCTGATGGTTTAATTTGGCTGATTGGTAAAGAATTCACTGCAAATAAACTGCAAAACAACACTACAGCCATGCTTGCTTTTGCCGCATTAGAATCTGTTGTCAAAGGAGCGGATGCTGCTGTTCTTCCTGCATATGGTGTAGTCAATCTGCCTGATATTATCATAGGGCAAGGGTCATATCTTGATTTTGTTTCTTACCTGATTTATATTGTTTTTGGGATTTTTGTTTTTATTTCTTTTATGAAATTGAGAGATATTTCAAGTAACATTCAGATTAACATAGGTTTTGAATACATGCGATTTGTTGGGGGGACATTATTCAAAATGGCGATGGTCTCTTTTATCGCCTATGCAGGTTTTGGTTATCTTTATAAAATCTCTTATTCTATTTATTTTGGTTTAGCAGGCGCTTTTGGGCTGAATCAAGTTCTTTTTTGGGCTTTAGATTTAGTGCTGAATTACACTGTTAATTCAATTTTACCTGCGGTAAGAGCTGTTTTTTCTAATGTTGGCAACAACGCTCCTAGTTTGTTACAAGGCTTGCAAGTGGCAGGTATTTCTTTATTCGCTATTTTTATGCAAGTAACTATCATTATGAGAATAAGCACTGTTGTTGTGAAACCTTTGATAGCGGGGGCTTTTAGCGGTATTGTGTTCCCTATTGCAGTAAGTTTGATCGTGCTAGATTGGTTCAAAGATTCTATGAAAAACATATTGATATGGTTTATTAATAATTTGTTTATCTTGGTTCTAGCTATTCCTATTTTGCTCTTTGGTGTTTTGGCATTATTGGCATTCAATTTGACCATAACGCCCTCTGTTGCTATACAAAACATCAATCAAGGGGGACTAGGTATCGATTCGACTATTGCGAGTTTGATCACCCTATTTATTTTAAAAGGTTTCATAGAGACGATTATTGAGAGTGTCAATGCGATCGTTAACACCATTTTCAGCTCTGTTTCTATGGATGGTAGCAGAATGGATAGAGAAAGAGATGCCTTAATGGTGGGAAGAGTTGGTGGATCTATGTTTAAAGGATAA